DNA from Megalopta genalis isolate 19385.01 chromosome 15, iyMegGena1_principal, whole genome shotgun sequence:
GAGCGTCACCTCCAACTCGAGGTCGCCGGGGCTCAGCAGAAAGTCCTTGCGGACCACGGTGCACGGCTGGCGGCCCTGTTTCGTGGGCGCGTATTGTATCTTCCTGATGCCCATCATCACCGTGCTCCGTTTGTGGGTGATGTCGGTCTCGGTGTCGCCGGAGTAGATCTTCACCACGTAGGTGACGCCGCAAGGCTCGCCTTTCTCGCCCTCGCCTGGCTGCAGGGTCACGCTGGACGGCGCGCTCGGTGGGAACTTGAAGGTGAAAGGTACAGCGTTCGGTCCTAGTTTCCTGAGCAGTCGGTCCTGCAGCTTAGTCAGGTTCTCCTCCGACTTCTGGGGCCCCGGGAATAGCAGCTCTGAGGTTAGATAGAGGTCTTTCTGGAAGTTCAGCCCCATCACCTCGTCCTCCTCCCGGCCGTACCGGAACGAGCAGATCAGTTGACCCCATACTTTCCGGCCGGTGTCCACGTAGTTCTGATCGATCAGGACCACCCCGTCTACCGGCTCGATCCCGGACAAGTAGTCCACGTAGTCCCTCTTGCCCAGGTACAACGAGAGCTTGCCATTCGGCGTGGACTTCTTATACACCTTGAAATTCATCACCATAAAAATGACAAATCCAGTCCGCCGATCGTTCTCTCACTGACCCCGACTGGATCGCGGCAATGGCGTCGTCTTCTTATATATCCGCGGGGTACCAGTGACGTCAGACCCTTCTGGGGCTTCCGAATCCATTCTGCGTCGCGGATAAACGAAACGCCTTTGTTAGCGTCGTTGCTAACCTTTTCAAGTGTTGACTAACTTTGCCTTCTAATCGCGAAGATCACACGCTAAGAACCTGTCTTCGGGTAAGATCGATGATATTCGGGGCTTCTGGATGCCACCTGATCCTTTGTTGTTCGGACTATTCGCGTTAGCTAACCGAACCCGTTTAATGGTAAATGTTTACATGCATTGTTTTCGTTTTGTACCTCTTATTACTGCAGCTTTCGTGATGCAATCGGAAAAATCTAGGATTAACCAGTGCTGCAACATGGCGGCCAAGGACTCGTCCTATAGTCGTTGATCGTTGATTAGAGGATATATTGTTCGGTAGGAAAGCTACGAATTACGCTACGAATACGAGACGAGGAAGAGAGGTTTTTGGAATAAAATCTAACatctaatattctaatataaggGCTGAGGAAGGTCGTCTACGTTTTAAGTCACTGTAAATCAAAGAACACCTTGTCCTATAAAAGAGCTTTGAATTCTGCTGTGTCCCATGCAGAATTTCCATTTTACGATCAAGGAACAATGGTTTTAAAATGAAATGGGAGTCGATAAGGGTTTCAACATGGAGGTCGAGGGAGATCCTTCACCTTTTTGACTCCAAATTAGGAAATATGTTCCATACAAAATCCTCTGAATTTTTCTAGCTCTCATGCAAAGCAAACTCTTCTAAAAAGAATAATAGGATAAATATACTAATCTATTTAGTTGTAAGACACCGTCCACTGTGCACGTGATCGCGGAGAAAGAACGTGTTACCATCAGCTGATATCGTAGCACCGGATAAATCAGAAAACCCGTTCCAAACCTATCGCGTTCTGTCTATACGACCACGTAACCAATGGTTATGCGTTCGTGTTCTACTCGTACACTTTGGTTCCTTCTCCTTCTAGAATTTTTGAAACACAGCAACTAGTTTCGGTAGACGCAAGTGGGCCCGTTCGAAATTGAAGATGTCAGAAAATGAGGACACTAAGATTAATGCTGTGAGTGAGATTCTGTGTGGTGCAGAATTTTTTCTATCGCCTTGTAGCACTGAACGTAAATTTGTGGGAAATTTCGTTTTCCATGACTCAAAAATATTCGAGCCTCTGTCACACCTGCCTTATTAATAACGTTTCTTATAAATAGATTCGCCTgaagaaaaatgtaacaatGAGATAAGAGGATTTCCATGcttattttagtatttttaattACAGATGCAGCCAATGCCTTTGGTAATACCTCCTGGTTCACCCAAGAAACCAGTGAAATCAACCGCTGTCGTGAAATATTCTGTTGTACAAACACCAGCTACTTATGCTCAACTGCAATGCAACACGGACTTGAATTTACCACCTAGCAACTGGTTGAGCAGTTCAGCCGAAAGCTACGGGCTGCAGAGTGTATGGTCACAGACCACCGGGTTTTCTAGCTTTCGTATGGCTCACATGTTTCCAGACTGTGTTGGGGAGGTTGATGTTGTGTCCGATGCCGAAAACATAAAGAAACTATTGAAACTGCCTTATAATCACGGTGTGATATCAATGATGGTTCACAGAGTAGAGAACACACTACTGTTAGATGATTTTGATATCCATAAATATTTATTGAGACAAGCGGAGAGTGACTGGGAGTGGTTGAAAAAGTTTTTCTATGAACACATATTCCAGAATCTTGGAGACAAAGAGAAGTCTCTGTTTCGTAAAACAAATAACAGGAACACCTTGCAGCAAAGAAATTTGGTATCCAAATTTCTGTATCACTCTATAGTAGTAGCAGATAACAAGGAGCAGAATGCTAAACCGCAGTTGCCTGTGAAACCACTGGAACCATGTTTACCAGAACCCTCTCAGGAAGAAAAAATGCCAGACCCTAATTACAATCACAATTTTGCTAGAAACATTGTTTGGACCTTCGAGAACATACAGATGCTCATTGGTACAGATATGCCGATATTTGGGGGGCAGACTCATCCGTGTATAAGTCTGAGATTGAGGGACATGACTAAGCCCATTAATGTTCTGACTGGCATAGACTACTGGTTGGACAATTTAATGTGCAATGTCCCAGAAGTGGTGATGTGCTATCACCTGCATGGTATCGTGCAGAAATATGAATTAATAAAAACAGAAGACTTACCCAATTTGGATCACTCCAAGTTCAGTCCTAAAGTAATCAGAGATGTTGCTCAGAATATTTTAAGTTTCCTGAAAAATAATGCCACCAAGGCTGGTCATACGTATTGGTTATTTAAAGGTGAGATCCCTAAACTATATGCTAAATAATTGCTATCACtgcattttctaattttttttatgTACCACAGGCAAGGATGATGACGTTGTAAAATTGTATGATTTAACATCTTTGTGTAACGATGTATCAGACGAAAAGGGTCAAAATCCCTTCACTGTGCCTGTAGCTATGTTGTTATATAGGGTGGCTCGCAACATGAAGTACTCCTCAGACTACCACAGACAACAGGGCACTATCAGAATGCTCCTAAAAAATTGTGTACAACTGTTGACTAAAGAAAAGTATCCTCAGATAGTAACATCCGCTCATTTTATGCTGTCTGATCTGTATGTCCCATCGGACACTGACCCTGCTAGTCCAGGACTTTCTGATCAGAGCGACGAGGACGATACGCAAAGCGAGTCGAGCACAAATCACGATAATGAGAAAGATGAAGAGGAAATAGAAAATGAAGAGACTGCTATAAAATCCTTAACATTAGCCAACAGTGAGTAAAATATTTTCCTGGTCTATGGGATCATGTTGCTCAGAATTGTTCgtgtaaattaattttctaaatGTATCTTCTAGTCAAAGAGCACAGAGACTCGGATGAACCCAAATACAAGCCGCCACCAATTTCTGGGACAGTGGAAGAAAGATGTCTGGCAGCCTTGGAACATGTCTGTCAAGGTCTCGAGTGCCTACATTATTTCCCAACCGAAGAGTCCTCTGAAGAAGAGCGTACAAAGGCAGAGCAAGAGGAGAAGAAGAGGAAGGAGTATGAAGAGACCCACCTGAACTTGGCTAAACCTTTCCAAGCAATACCAATGACCTATTCCCCCCTGAAGGACGAAAAGAAGGGATCACACTGCGGAGAGAGTTCGTTAACTAGTAGCCCTAATCAtaagaagaacaggaagaaaAACAGAAAGTCAGACAAAATTGTATTGAAAGAGGAACCTGTCGAGAACGTAGCTAAAGCTTTGCAGTGCAAGGTCAAAGTCGATACGCTTCCTACCTGGCAAGCTCCTAAGAAGAGCGACAACATAAGTTGGAACGCACACTTGAAAACGTTGTTGTACGAGAAAGCTTCATTGATCTTCGCTGTATTAGCTGAGAACGAATACGTCAATAAGAATTACGGGGCTTCTCTGAGGTATATGCTAGCGGTTCTGCGTTGTCAGAAAATTTTGGAGCTCTTCTGTGGAATCATAAACTGCAAATCTATCAGCTATCTGTTAGGTCGCGCTGGGGACTGTTGCTTCATGACTGTGCAGGATTGGTGTAACATAGAAAAGCACAGAAGCGACTACGAGATGAAGAACGAGGCTGAAGAGAAGATCGTGGAGGAGATCTGCAAGGTGGAGGACCTGGACTCGAGTGAGTTCTCGAATACTTGGATCCTCAAACCAGTgtgattgaagctaatagaAGTTTAATTTTTTGTTTCAGGCGATGCTAAACTACTGCCACAACATTTACAGAGTCTAGAATCTACTTTAGTAGCATCCTATAAATGTTATGAGAAAGCCTTATTATTGGAACCCTCAGAAATTGACAGAAATAATCTTTTAAGACGATTAGGCAACATCCACAACGAGCTGGGGGTTCTTTACATGAATCAGGGTGGAAGTAAATGTTTAAGCCAAAATTACCAAGTCAGAGAACGTTATGAGAGGAACCGTTATAATTTGATTCTTTTTCCAGCCCGGTATCAGCAAGAAAGTATAACGGAGGAAACGTCAGGTCTCTCTAACAATGAAGTATCAACATTACTGACTCGTTCCCTAAATCATTTGGAAGCAGGAGTCAAGGCATTCGAGACAGTTCACGACGAAGCAAATTTAGCGCTGTTGCACTCGAATACTGGAAGACTTATGCGACTCTGTGCACACATGCACGTGAAGCAGAACGCCGAGGAAcggaatttttataataaagccCTGGCGAGCTATCAGAAAGCACTGCAAGTCCTAGGAACTAAGAAGACGAACCCTGCGATCTGGGACACGGTCACTTGGGATTTGTCTACCACGTTATTTACCATGGCTACATTGTTGCAAGACTATCCCGTCACTGGCTGCAAGGTACTGCTTTCATATTCAATTGAATTCAGTGATGTAATTGCTATCTACTGTGGCCATTGTTCTAGACTGAAGAGGAGCTTGAAAGGGAAGTGGTCGATATACTACAAAAGGCTTTGAAACACTGTGATACGGAAACGTCAGGACCACGGCAGCCTGTTTACCAATTCCGTGCAGCTACTATTCAGCACCGTCTTGCTTCTTTGTACCATCGTGTATATAGAGAGTTTGAGCCAGACGCAGACAACATGAAGAGAAAAACAAGCTTGCAATTATGCAAACTGTACTACGAGAAGGCGGGAAAGCTCTTACTTGCTTTGGAGCAAACTACAGAATTCCTGACGGTTCAGTTGGAACGGGTTGCATTGGCTGAACACCAAGCACGTTGTAGGTTCATCTTCTAAAAGTAGTTTTAATCCTATCTCGAGTCGTGTTCTTATTGTACTTTGTCGCAGGTGCTACAAGCTTTAATGGAAAACTGAAGGCGTACCAAAATGGTCTTGATCTGATATTACACTGCAGACCCATTGTGGACATATTGTGTGAGAGGAACAGCTCCCAGAAACAGAAGAGCGAAAGTACAAATGCTATCAATCCAAAGAAGGGGAAAGAAACCTCAGAGGGCAAAGGTAACGATGATCAGAAGCTGCTGGAAGATGAAGAGAACTTGGTGGTGCTGCTCGAGCAAAGACTACAGTTTATCCTAAGATCTCTGACCAAACTATCCGTCACGAAAAATAACAATAGTAGTAAAAAAGAGTATGTACATTGTGGTTCCTTAAATGTAATCTATACGAACACGATCTGATCATTTTTTGTTTTCTTAAATATTACAGGTGTGAATCACTGGCGAATTTGTACAAACAGTGTTACAGTCGGACATTAAGACCAGTCTCAATGACTGGTTTCACGTTAATTGAACACGTTGCACAACTGATGCGGGATTTGGAGAAAATGTTACCGTCTACAGAGTGTTGAATAATTGTActtttgtaaatatatatatgtataaatatttatcatatCTGTGCCAGATCGAAGACTTAAAGCGCCAAGTCTCGACCAACGAATATGATTCCTTCCCATGAttggttttttcaatcttttgACGTGTTCTTATGCCGCTATTGACGCTGGTCGTTAACAAGGAGAACATTCATTAATTCATTACGACACCTCGCGATGTGGAGGACATTTTTTTATTCTACTGTGTAAATAGTCAGATCGAAGcttttatttatgtataatattaatatgatttGTAAAACGGAGAAATAAATTACTGCTACAACATCTTCGAATACTTCCTCGGGCATcggagaaataaataaaaaattttcataCTTTTTACAATACAATCTACTCtggaattttattattaaaaaattctacTGTCCGTAAAACAAAAAGGGATACGGTGTGATCAAGTCAATAAATAACAAACTTAATAAATCTATAATATGTTAGTGTTATTAAGTTACTTACGAGTGAAATGGCCGTTACAAGAATCATTGCACGAAACTTTGTACTCCAATTAAACAATATTTGGTACTTCCTATATCGTTTAGATGACAATAGTTGATATATGCTAGTGCATGCTTtcttgatatacagggtgttccacaattattttaacagccgagaatgaggggtagctgaggtcatttgaagtaaccttttcctttgcgaaaatgcaatctgcggttttgtttacgagttattaacggaaaacactaaccaatgagaggtgatggCGCGAAGTTCGAAAGCCCGCagcagatggtcgggacggactcgagccgcgttcgacctattgaacaaatcacgaagcgagaactttccggatttttttttactacgttatgtcaaggtcatgtgaaggtcatgtcgaggttatgtcaaggtcgtgtcaaggttatttcaaggtcatcatatgaaatttttaagcaaagctaatttaataaataataatcgtgttaaaggacgtaagggatatgtttgttagagaaatgtgaagaatattatcagtaagaaactcatccatttagttgtaaatccatttcatgcacggaaatgtgtgcaggatagtgcattgacctcgtacaatgtcaaggtcgtgtcaaggttatttcaaggtcctgtcaaggttatttcaaggttatgtcaaggtcatgtcgaggttattgataatattcttcatatttctctaacaaacatatcccttacgtcctttaacatgattattatttattaaattagctttgcgaatcattcgttgaactgtgttcggacacggaattatttaaattaaaatatcatttacgtactttgttaatcttcactgtacaccttgcttaaaaatttcatatgttacacacaaggtgtcatgcatactagaaaattaaaacggccgtcacggtaaattacttactatttcgggtccgaaaaattagtaaatattcttcagacgaaaatccggaaagttctcgcttcgtgatttgttcaatacttcgaacgcggttcgagtccgttccgaccatctgtcaaagcctcgtgctgc
Protein-coding regions in this window:
- the LOC117229288 gene encoding erythroid differentiation-related factor 1 isoform X1; translation: MSENEDTKINAMQPMPLVIPPGSPKKPVKSTAVVKYSVVQTPATYAQLQCNTDLNLPPSNWLSSSAESYGLQSVWSQTTGFSSFRMAHMFPDCVGEVDVVSDAENIKKLLKLPYNHGVISMMVHRVENTLLLDDFDIHKYLLRQAESDWEWLKKFFYEHIFQNLGDKEKSLFRKTNNRNTLQQRNLVSKFLYHSIVVADNKEQNAKPQLPVKPLEPCLPEPSQEEKMPDPNYNHNFARNIVWTFENIQMLIGTDMPIFGGQTHPCISLRLRDMTKPINVLTGIDYWLDNLMCNVPEVVMCYHLHGIVQKYELIKTEDLPNLDHSKFSPKVIRDVAQNILSFLKNNATKAGHTYWLFKGKDDDVVKLYDLTSLCNDVSDEKGQNPFTVPVAMLLYRVARNMKYSSDYHRQQGTIRMLLKNCVQLLTKEKYPQIVTSAHFMLSDLYVPSDTDPASPGLSDQSDEDDTQSESSTNHDNEKDEEEIENEETAIKSLTLANIKEHRDSDEPKYKPPPISGTVEERCLAALEHVCQGLECLHYFPTEESSEEERTKAEQEEKKRKEYEETHLNLAKPFQAIPMTYSPLKDEKKGSHCGESSLTSSPNHKKNRKKNRKSDKIVLKEEPVENVAKALQCKVKVDTLPTWQAPKKSDNISWNAHLKTLLYEKASLIFAVLAENEYVNKNYGASLRYMLAVLRCQKILELFCGIINCKSISYLLGRAGDCCFMTVQDWCNIEKHRSDYEMKNEAEEKIVEEICKVEDLDSSDAKLLPQHLQSLESTLVASYKCYEKALLLEPSEIDRNNLLRRLGNIHNELGVLYMNQGGSKCLSQNYQVRERYERNRYNLILFPARYQQESITEETSGLSNNEVSTLLTRSLNHLEAGVKAFETVHDEANLALLHSNTGRLMRLCAHMHVKQNAEERNFYNKALASYQKALQVLGTKKTNPAIWDTVTWDLSTTLFTMATLLQDYPVTGCKTEEELEREVVDILQKALKHCDTETSGPRQPVYQFRAATIQHRLASLYHRVYREFEPDADNMKRKTSLQLCKLYYEKAGKLLLALEQTTEFLTVQLERVALAEHQARCATSFNGKLKAYQNGLDLILHCRPIVDILCERNSSQKQKSESTNAINPKKGKETSEGKGNDDQKLLEDEENLVVLLEQRLQFILRSLTKLSVTKNNNSSKKECESLANLYKQCYSRTLRPVSMTGFTLIEHVAQLMRDLEKMLPSTEC
- the Arr1 gene encoding arrestin 1; protein product: MVMNFKVYKKSTPNGKLSLYLGKRDYVDYLSGIEPVDGVVLIDQNYVDTGRKVWGQLICSFRYGREEDEVMGLNFQKDLYLTSELLFPGPQKSEENLTKLQDRLLRKLGPNAVPFTFKFPPSAPSSVTLQPGEGEKGEPCGVTYVVKIYSGDTETDITHKRSTVMMGIRKIQYAPTKQGRQPCTVVRKDFLLSPGDLELEVTLDKQLYQHGERIAVNVCVRNNSNKVVKKIKALVQQGIDVVIFQNGQFRTVIDAVETQDGCPINPGSNLQKVLYLSPELEKNKNRRGIALDGRVKKDEAELASSTLLLSPDVRESFGIVVSYAVKVKLYLGALGGELSAELPFILMRPKPVDRIKVVNADNEEVEEFCEEKVQPVGN
- the LOC117229288 gene encoding erythroid differentiation-related factor 1 isoform X2, which translates into the protein MSENEDTKINAMQPMPLVIPPGSPKKPVKSTAVVKYSVVQTPATYAQLQCNTDLNLPPSNWLSSSAESYGLQSVWSQTTGFSSFRMAHMFPDCVGEVDVVSDAENIKKLLKLPYNHGVISMMVHRVENTLLLDDFDIHKYLLRQAESDWEWLKKFFYEHIFQNLGDKEKSLFRKTNNRNTLQQRNLVSKFLYHSIVVADNKEQNAKPQLPVKPLEPCLPEPSQEEKMPDPNYNHNFARNIVWTFENIQMLIGTDMPIFGGQTHPCISLRLRDMTKPINVLTGIDYWLDNLMCNVPEVVMCYHLHGIVQKYELIKTEDLPNLDHSKFSPKVIRDVAQNILSFLKNNATKAGHTYWLFKGKDDDVVKLYDLTSLCNDVSDEKGQNPFTVPVAMLLYRVARNMKYSSDYHRQQGTIRMLLKNCVQLLTKEKYPQIVTSAHFMLSDLYVPSDTDPASPGLSDQSDEDDTQSESSTNHDNEKDEEEIENEETAIKSLTLANIKEHRDSDEPKYKPPPISGTVEERCLAALEHVCQGLECLHYFPTEESSEEERTKAEQEEKKRKEYEETHLNLAKPFQAIPMTYSPLKDEKKGSHCGESSLTSSPNHKKNRKKNRKSDKIVLKEEPVENVAKALQCKVKVDTLPTWQAPKKSDNISWNAHLKTLLYEKASLIFAVLAENEYVNKNYGASLRYMLAVLRCQKILELFCGIINCKSISYLLGRAGDCCFMTVQDWCNIEKHRSDYEMKNEAEEKIVEEICKVEDLDSSDAKLLPQHLQSLESTLVASYKCYEKALLLEPSEIDRNNLLRRLGNIHNELGVLYMNQGGTRYQQESITEETSGLSNNEVSTLLTRSLNHLEAGVKAFETVHDEANLALLHSNTGRLMRLCAHMHVKQNAEERNFYNKALASYQKALQVLGTKKTNPAIWDTVTWDLSTTLFTMATLLQDYPVTGCKTEEELEREVVDILQKALKHCDTETSGPRQPVYQFRAATIQHRLASLYHRVYREFEPDADNMKRKTSLQLCKLYYEKAGKLLLALEQTTEFLTVQLERVALAEHQARCATSFNGKLKAYQNGLDLILHCRPIVDILCERNSSQKQKSESTNAINPKKGKETSEGKGNDDQKLLEDEENLVVLLEQRLQFILRSLTKLSVTKNNNSSKKECESLANLYKQCYSRTLRPVSMTGFTLIEHVAQLMRDLEKMLPSTEC